One genomic window of Gossypium hirsutum isolate 1008001.06 chromosome D11, Gossypium_hirsutum_v2.1, whole genome shotgun sequence includes the following:
- the LOC121223252 gene encoding receptor-like protein 9DC3, whose protein sequence is MEFQPLLTSWMVLDFSSNQFLGEIPKILGEIHSLIVLNLSHNSLTGPIPSSLSDLSELESLDLSSNKLRGRIPIELTNIEFLEVLNLSQNNLKGPIPQGKQFDTFTNNSYIGNLGLCGLPLSKSCNHNDEDTSDKFDRHDDDDNDDELNWKFSILIGCGCGLVLGLIMEYVVITVRNPRCLTRIIERVQQGFAKR, encoded by the coding sequence ATGGAGTTTCAGCCACTATTAACCAGCTGGATGGTACTTGACTTTTCAAGCAATCAATTCTTGGGAGAAATTCCTAAAATACTTGGTGAGATTCATTCACTTATAGTCCTAAACCTCTCTCACAATAGCTTAACAGGTCCTATCCCATCGTCATTAAGTGATTTGTCAGAGCTTGAATCATTAGATCTCTCATCAAACAAGCTTCGAGGAAGAATTCCAATAGAGTTgacaaatattgaatttttagagGTGTTGAACCTTTCTCAGAATAATCTCAAGGGACCCATTCCTCAAGGAAAACAATTTGATACTTTCACTAATAATTCCTACATTGGAAACTTGGGCTTATGCGGGTTGCCATTATCAAAAAGCTGTAATCATAATGATGAGGACACTTCAGACAAATTTGATAgacatgatgatgatgataatgatgatgaattgaattgGAAATTTTCCATATTGATTGGGTGCGGATGTGGGTTGGTGCTGGGGCTGATCATGGAATACGTCGTGATCACGGTTAGAAATCCACGGTGCTTGACAAGGATCATTGAGAGAGTTCAACAAGGATTTGCAAAAAGGTAG
- the LOC107963762 gene encoding receptor-like protein Cf-9 homolog has protein sequence MEEIVPIEIGNLIMLQYLYLSYNHLKGSIPSSIFNISSLLHIGLGSNNFFGYVWSNMFDYLPRLSYLDLGECQLSGRIPMSLFKCKELEVLYLYENRLEGTVPSEITNLTSLVHFSIGRNNISGQFPNPTPLLHWYDVSENNLVGEIPSSICNLSSIMGLYLLMNSFNGTFPECLGNLSSSLLYIELQKNNFHGKLPKNFAKGCTLQSIRINNNQLEGSVPRSLGNCKDLNLLDIGNNYLSDTFPNWLGYLDQLQVLILRSNRFYGQVNNSDVKVSFSRLRCIDLSHNNFSGYLPVNFFENLHAIREGHEKKSKPEYMIFTVLNGKLLRNGLKLVVDCCCW, from the exons ATGGAGGAAATTGTGCCTATAGaaattggaaatttgattatGCTCCAATATTTGTATCTTTCTTACAACCACCTCAAAG GTTCTATTCCCTCTTCAATCTTCAACATTTCTTCATTGCTACATATTGGACTGGGATCCAACAACTTCTTCGGTTATGTCTGGTCAAATATGTTTGATTACCTTCCTCGATTATCTTATCTTGATTTGGGTGAATGTCAACTTTCTGGGAGAATTCCAATGAGTTTATTCAAATGCAAGGAGTTAGAAGTCCTATATTTGTATGAGAATCGTTTGGAGGGGACTGTGCCTTCAGAAATCACAAATTTGACTTCACTTGTGCATTTCTCAATCGGACGAAACAACATCTCTG GGCAATTTCCAAATCCTACACCTTTGTTGCATTGGTACGATGTTTCAGAGAATAACTTAGTTGGAGAAATTCCTTCCTCGATATGCAATTTGAGTTCCATTATGGGTCTCTATTTACTGATGAATAGTTTCAATGGAACATTTCCTGAGTGCCTTGGAAACTTGAGTTCTTCTCTTTTATACATTGAGCTACAGAAGAATAATTTtcatggtaaattaccaaaaaattttgctaaaggcTGCACATTACAAAGTATCCGCATCAACAACAACCAATTAGAAGGGTCAGTTCCACGATCTTTGGGTAATTGCAAAGACTTGAACCTTCTTGATATTGGAAACAACTATTTAAGTGACACTTTTCCGAATTGGTTGGGATATTTGGATCAATTGCAAGTGCTTATATTGAGATCAAATAGATTCTATGGTCAAGTTAATAACTCTGATGTTAAAGTTTCCTTCTCTCGTTTGCGTTGCATTGATCTTTCTCACAATAACTTCAGTGGCTACTTACCtgtcaatttttttgaaaatttgcaTGCCATTAGAGAAGGGCATGAAAAGAAAAGTAAACCAGAGTACATGATATTTACGGTGTTAAATGGAAAactgttaagaaatggcttaaaattggtagtggattgttgttgttggtag